Proteins encoded in a region of the Lathamus discolor isolate bLatDis1 chromosome Z, bLatDis1.hap1, whole genome shotgun sequence genome:
- the TPPP2 gene encoding tubulin polymerization-promoting protein family member 2, which translates to MSEVENTFHKFATYGDTAASGNSMTGKNFSKMCKECGVMDGKAVTSTDIDIVFNKVKAKGARTITFAEFQQAMKELCVKRFKNKSPEEALQAVYGLIEGKEPGHVGTTKTTKVGGVERLTDTSKYTGTHKERFDESGKGKGLAGREDLTDNSGYVGAYKGAGTYDKTH; encoded by the exons ATGTCAGAGGTAGAAAACACCTTCCACAAGTTTGCAACATACGGTGACACAGCTGCCAGTGGCAACAGCAtgacagggaagaacttctccaAGATGTGCAAAGAGTGTGGGGTGATGGATGGGAAAGCCGTGACCAGCACTGACATTGACATCGTATTCAACAAAGTCAA GGCCAAGGGTGCCCGCACCATCACCTTTGCTGAGTTCCAGCAGGCCATGAAGGAGCTCTGTGTGAAGCGCTTCAAGAACAAATCACCAGAGGAAGCACTGCAGGCTGTGTATGGCCTCATTGAGGGGAAGGAGCCCGGCCACGTGGGCACCACG AAAACCACCAAGGTTGGTGGGGTCGAGAGGCTGACGGACACGAGCAAATACACCGGGACCCACAAAGAGCGTTTTGATGAAAGTGGCAAAGGAAAGGGTCTTGCTGGCCGTGAGGATCTGACAGACAACAGTGGCTATGTCGGAGCCTACAAGGGAGCTGGAACCTATGACAAGACACACTAG